Proteins encoded together in one Felis catus isolate Fca126 chromosome B3, F.catus_Fca126_mat1.0, whole genome shotgun sequence window:
- the WDR93 gene encoding WD repeat-containing protein 93 isoform X5, whose product MSSPGGSQVRKMRFSSFVRKVLLEVPSPTEQDWPQDDEKDFAFKDSEQELESLPQPYRMINKMVNLLFDQAWEVIMKRDALREAEHSRVQPTIYLPLVESKLNKMPNCMAVSQDYVFIGGAKGFSIYNLYDAKRLYIWEKLKVDVTSIWAADLGSEILIAPVDETGIARLFYFCKDGLFLIKAINEVMTLVKE is encoded by the exons ATGTCATCCCCCGGAGGAAGTCAAGTCCGTAAGATGAGGTTCTCCAGCTTTGTACGAAAGGTGCTGCTGGAGGTGCCGTCCCCAACAGAGCAGGACTGGCCTCAGGACGATGAAAAGGATTTTGCCTTCAAAGATTCAGAACAGGAGCTGGAATCCCTGCCTCAGCCTTACCGAATGATCAACAAGATGGTGAACCTTCTGTTTGACCAGGCTTGGGAAGTGATCATGAAGAGGGATGCGCTGAGGGAAGCGGAGCACAGCCGGGTCCAGCCCACCATCTACCTTCCGCTTGTAGAAAGCAAG ctCAACAAAATGCCAAATTGTATGGCTGTTTCCCAAGACTATGTGTTCATTGGAGGAGCCAAAGGGTTCTCCATCTATAATCTGTACGATGCTAAACGACTGTATATTTGGGAGAAACTTAAGGTTGATGTCACTTCCATCTGGGCTGCAGATTTGGGGAGTGAAATACTTATTGCTCCTGTGGATGAAACGG GTATCGCcagactgttttatttttgtaaggatGGTCTTTTCCTAATCAAAGCCATCAATGAAGTG ATGACActggtaaaagaataa